One genomic segment of Paraburkholderia caffeinilytica includes these proteins:
- a CDS encoding endonuclease/exonuclease/phosphatase family protein — protein sequence MRNPEELIRESAAPKDFIAVSWNLHKGRTPLGFQAWQAMQRWVQSTHADAYFLQEAMARRMPSPILASSFGSPLADPLSDVWHCQATEIARAAELEIALGPNVFKPSWRHGNAILSPHPLDLGGRWDISAHRFEKRGLLVARATFGGHSVTLLCAHLALTRSARLRQMNWIAHWIAKEAPEGPLVLAGDFNDWRNDSVPLFAEHGLQEVATLLGESGRTFPAFSPALALDKMFVRGMEPVEWIQPTQETAWLSDHLPYMARLRVE from the coding sequence ATGCGAAACCCAGAAGAATTGATCCGCGAGAGCGCAGCGCCCAAGGATTTCATTGCGGTCAGCTGGAATCTGCATAAAGGCCGCACGCCGCTCGGCTTTCAGGCCTGGCAGGCGATGCAGCGCTGGGTTCAGTCAACCCATGCGGACGCGTATTTTTTACAGGAAGCGATGGCGCGGCGCATGCCCTCGCCAATCCTGGCAAGCAGTTTCGGCTCGCCGCTCGCCGATCCGTTGAGCGATGTATGGCATTGCCAGGCCACCGAGATCGCACGCGCGGCCGAACTCGAAATAGCGCTTGGGCCGAACGTCTTCAAACCGTCGTGGCGCCATGGCAATGCGATTCTGTCGCCGCATCCGCTCGATCTCGGCGGACGCTGGGATATCTCCGCGCATCGCTTCGAAAAGCGCGGACTGCTGGTGGCGCGGGCGACTTTCGGCGGTCATTCGGTCACGCTGCTGTGCGCGCATCTCGCGCTCACGCGCTCGGCGCGCTTGCGGCAGATGAACTGGATCGCGCACTGGATCGCGAAGGAAGCGCCGGAAGGTCCGCTGGTTCTGGCCGGCGACTTCAACGACTGGCGCAACGACTCGGTGCCGCTCTTCGCCGAACACGGCCTGCAGGAAGTGGCAACGCTGCTTGGCGAATCGGGGCGCACATTTCCGGCCTTCTCGCCGGCGCTTGCGCTCGACAAGATGTTCGTGCGCGGCATGGAGCCGGTCGAGTGGATTCAGCCGACGCAGGAAACGGCGTGGCTGTCGGATCACTTGCCGTATATGGCGCGGTTGCGGGTCGAGTGA
- a CDS encoding AAA family ATPase — translation MTTAMIKQEIAVASFSRVYDLDQVETALNELGEGANEALRATYEKMLKTGNLRFCVKPNRMPSIDDLIDALPNFSAPLDDIRKQVALCLETEDRLELMPILLLGDPGIGKTHFAKQLARLLGTAYQYVAMSSLTAGWILSGASSQWKNAKPGKVFDALVNGSYANPVIAVDEIDKATGDSQYDPLGALYALLEHDTAQTFIDEFAEIPINAGHVIWIATANDERSIPEPILNRMNVYEIPPPDHAGARRIAQSIYDEIRSAHNWGLRFPETLGDAALDALKPASPREMRRAILNGFGAARIDGRDEIEAGDIRLDYGNRRKPIGF, via the coding sequence ATGACAACAGCAATGATCAAACAGGAAATCGCCGTGGCATCTTTCAGTCGGGTGTACGACCTCGATCAGGTCGAGACCGCGCTGAACGAACTCGGCGAAGGCGCGAACGAGGCGCTGCGAGCCACTTACGAAAAGATGCTGAAAACCGGCAATCTGCGCTTCTGCGTCAAGCCGAACCGGATGCCGTCGATCGACGATCTGATCGACGCGCTGCCCAACTTTTCAGCGCCGCTGGACGACATCCGCAAGCAGGTCGCCTTGTGTCTCGAGACCGAAGACCGGCTCGAACTGATGCCGATTCTGCTGCTCGGCGACCCGGGCATCGGCAAGACGCACTTTGCCAAACAGTTGGCGCGCCTGCTCGGCACCGCCTATCAATACGTGGCAATGAGCTCGCTGACGGCGGGGTGGATTCTGTCGGGCGCGTCGTCGCAGTGGAAGAACGCGAAGCCGGGCAAGGTGTTCGACGCGCTCGTGAACGGCAGCTATGCGAACCCCGTGATTGCCGTCGACGAAATCGACAAGGCCACCGGCGACTCGCAATACGATCCGCTCGGCGCGCTTTACGCGTTGCTCGAGCATGACACGGCGCAGACCTTCATCGACGAATTCGCCGAGATTCCGATCAATGCCGGCCACGTGATCTGGATCGCGACCGCGAACGACGAGCGCTCGATCCCGGAGCCGATTCTGAACCGGATGAACGTGTATGAAATTCCGCCGCCGGATCATGCCGGTGCACGCCGTATCGCTCAATCGATCTACGACGAGATTCGCTCGGCGCATAACTGGGGTCTGCGCTTCCCCGAAACGCTCGGCGATGCCGCTCTCGATGCGCTGAAGCCGGCTTCGCCGCGTGAAATGCGGCGCGCGATTCTGAATGGCTTCGGCGCGGCGCGCATCGACGGGCGGGATGAAATTGAAGCCGGCGACATCAGGCTGGATTACGGAAATCGGCGGAAACCGATCGG
- a CDS encoding ferredoxin--NADP reductase, with translation MSNLNSQTVLSVHHWTDTLFSFTCTRDPSFRFENGQFTMVGLEVDGKPLIRAYSLASANYEEHLEFLSIKVQDGPLTSRLQHLKVGDEVLIGKKPVGTLMADNLLPGKTLWLLSTGTGLAPFMSIIKDPDIYDRYERVVLTHTCRFVDELAYKEYITDHLPAHEHLGELVQEKLLYYPTVTREAFQNRGRITELIETEKLFADLGVPGFSLEDDRVMLCGSPHMLRDTRKLLDDLGFQEGSNNAPGHYVVEKAFVG, from the coding sequence ATGAGCAACCTGAACTCACAAACCGTCCTGAGCGTCCATCACTGGACCGATACGCTTTTCAGCTTCACCTGCACGCGCGACCCGTCGTTCCGTTTCGAAAACGGCCAGTTCACGATGGTGGGCCTCGAAGTCGACGGCAAGCCGCTGATCCGCGCCTACAGCCTTGCAAGTGCGAACTACGAAGAGCACCTTGAATTCCTGAGCATCAAGGTACAGGACGGCCCGCTCACGTCGCGCTTGCAGCACCTGAAGGTCGGCGACGAAGTCCTGATCGGCAAGAAGCCGGTCGGCACGCTGATGGCCGACAACCTGCTGCCGGGCAAGACGCTGTGGCTGCTGTCCACCGGCACGGGTCTCGCGCCGTTCATGTCGATCATTAAAGATCCGGACATTTACGACCGCTACGAGCGCGTGGTCCTGACGCACACCTGCCGTTTCGTCGACGAACTGGCGTACAAGGAATACATCACGGATCACCTGCCGGCGCACGAGCATCTGGGCGAGCTGGTGCAGGAGAAGCTGCTGTACTACCCGACGGTGACGCGCGAAGCGTTCCAGAACCGCGGCCGCATCACCGAACTGATCGAAACCGAAAAGCTGTTCGCCGACCTCGGCGTGCCGGGCTTCTCGCTCGAAGACGACCGCGTGATGCTGTGCGGCAGCCCGCACATGCTGCGCGACACGCGCAAGCTGCTCGACGACCTGGGCTTCCAGGAAGGCAGCAACAACGCGCCGGGTCACTACGTGGTCGAAAAGGCGTTCGTGGGCTAA